From a single Gimesia fumaroli genomic region:
- a CDS encoding A24 family peptidase, which produces MDFPLTELSLYVMAISVGIFTVIAAITDYKARKIYNVLTVPFFVLGIIYQSVFNGWEGLMYGGLGFLAGFGSFFLIWMAGSGAAGDVKMMGALSVWLGFKATLAVMIVGTLFVLVGSFMILFWSVIRRGARKTKETYLATGKTLKGKKKKYKAETMEQKQKRGLMPFALPVVLATWSVTTWMVVKSIVLQ; this is translated from the coding sequence ATGGATTTTCCGCTCACAGAACTCTCGCTTTACGTCATGGCAATCAGCGTCGGGATCTTTACGGTCATCGCTGCGATTACGGATTACAAAGCCAGAAAAATCTATAACGTTCTGACAGTTCCCTTCTTTGTCTTAGGCATTATTTATCAATCCGTTTTCAACGGTTGGGAAGGTCTGATGTATGGAGGTCTCGGTTTCCTGGCTGGTTTTGGTTCATTTTTCCTGATCTGGATGGCAGGCAGTGGTGCTGCGGGAGACGTCAAAATGATGGGGGCACTCTCTGTCTGGCTGGGCTTTAAAGCCACACTGGCCGTCATGATTGTAGGCACACTCTTTGTACTGGTTGGCTCATTCATGATCCTGTTCTGGAGTGTCATCAGACGCGGTGCACGAAAAACAAAAGAAACATATCTGGCAACGGGTAAGACCTTAAAAGGCAAGAAGAAAAAATACAAAGCAGAAACCATGGAACAAAAACAGAAACGCGGTCTGATGCCATTTGCACTTCCCGTGGTATTGGCGACTTGGAGTGTGACTACCTGGATGGTGGTGAAATCCATCGTATTGCAGTAA
- a CDS encoding CpaF family protein, with amino-acid sequence MVLQSETRAANSTVDAKKAFQRLKTQLHHQMVDAIDYSKAGELPEEELRGKLRGLAEHLCMQQEINLDHENREIMVREILDEIYGFGPLEPLMSDPEISDVLVNGADRVFVERNGVLEETDISFADDAHLIQLIHRLVGRAGRRIDEVSPMVDAKLPDGSRLNAVIPPLALKGPTLSIRRFRSQALLFDDMVQMGSLAPDMAKFLEMAVHGRLNILISGGTGAGKTTLLNNLSRYISGKERIVTIEQTSELQLQQPDVVSLEARPSNIEGQGEINQRDLLKNSLRMRPDRIIVGESRGGEVLEMLQAMNTGHDGSMSTVHANDTRDALDRLELMIALSGAELPNSIARRYIASAVHLLVHITRLPNGERKVMRISELIGFQNGEYMVEDLFVYRITSVDPDGHVNGAFYATGHHPVAMNWLTQTNFNDCEDLFHARELELTDRQSDKQDGQEI; translated from the coding sequence ATGGTACTACAAAGCGAAACCAGGGCAGCTAATTCAACCGTTGATGCCAAAAAAGCCTTTCAGAGGTTAAAAACGCAACTGCATCATCAGATGGTTGATGCGATTGACTATTCCAAAGCAGGTGAACTTCCGGAAGAGGAACTGCGTGGAAAACTACGTGGTCTGGCTGAACATCTTTGTATGCAGCAGGAAATCAATCTCGATCATGAAAACCGTGAAATCATGGTTCGCGAAATCCTGGACGAGATCTACGGTTTTGGTCCACTGGAACCTTTAATGAGCGATCCTGAAATCAGCGATGTGCTGGTAAATGGTGCCGACCGGGTTTTTGTGGAGCGGAATGGAGTGCTGGAAGAAACCGACATCAGTTTTGCGGATGATGCCCATCTGATCCAATTAATTCACCGATTGGTTGGACGCGCCGGACGACGTATTGACGAAGTTTCTCCAATGGTCGACGCCAAGCTTCCCGATGGCTCTCGTCTTAACGCAGTGATTCCTCCATTGGCTCTGAAAGGGCCTACCCTTTCCATTCGCCGTTTCCGTTCACAGGCACTGTTATTTGACGACATGGTGCAGATGGGATCATTGGCTCCCGACATGGCAAAATTCCTGGAAATGGCCGTTCACGGACGGCTCAATATCCTGATCAGTGGTGGTACCGGTGCTGGTAAAACGACACTGTTGAATAACCTCAGCCGTTATATTTCCGGCAAAGAGCGAATCGTCACTATCGAACAAACCTCAGAACTTCAGCTCCAGCAACCCGATGTGGTGTCTCTGGAAGCCCGCCCTTCCAACATTGAAGGTCAGGGAGAAATCAATCAGCGTGATCTGTTAAAAAACAGTCTGCGAATGCGTCCTGACCGAATTATCGTCGGCGAATCGCGTGGCGGTGAAGTATTGGAAATGCTGCAGGCGATGAATACCGGTCACGATGGTTCGATGAGTACTGTTCACGCGAACGATACCCGTGACGCATTAGACCGATTGGAATTGATGATCGCTCTTTCGGGTGCGGAACTTCCCAACTCAATTGCCCGGCGTTATATCGCTTCGGCCGTGCACCTGCTGGTACACATCACCCGTCTACCCAATGGTGAGCGAAAAGTGATGCGTATTTCTGAACTGATCGGCTTCCAGAACGGCGAATACATGGTGGAAGACCTGTTCGTCTATCGAATTACCAGCGTTGATCCGGATGGTCATGTCAACGGTGCCTTTTATGCAACCGGACATCACCCTGTTGCGATGAACTGGTTAACTCAAACAAACTTTAATGACTGCGAAGATCTGTTTCATGCCCGTGAATTAGAGCTAACGGACCGTCAATCTGATAAGCAGGATGGACAGGAGATTTAA
- a CDS encoding TadE/TadG family type IV pilus assembly protein produces MNVKRIQKNQKRTARKGFLSMELALVLPIFGIVLFALLEFTLLFYARADVVEASRIGARLATLPGVTQENVEQEVLKILPPQLGQGAVVKADLGENSGDLVMVAVSIPMTLASPNLLWPIGYDIKGQKLYSETRMIKE; encoded by the coding sequence GTGAATGTAAAACGAATTCAAAAGAATCAGAAACGAACAGCTCGCAAGGGGTTCCTGAGCATGGAACTGGCCTTGGTACTACCGATCTTCGGTATTGTTCTGTTTGCCCTTTTGGAGTTTACGCTCCTGTTTTACGCACGCGCAGATGTCGTCGAAGCCAGTCGGATTGGTGCTCGTCTGGCAACGCTGCCAGGTGTGACCCAGGAAAATGTGGAACAGGAAGTATTGAAGATTCTGCCTCCCCAACTGGGACAAGGGGCTGTTGTGAAAGCGGATCTGGGAGAAAACTCAGGAGATCTTGTCATGGTGGCTGTCAGCATCCCCATGACATTGGCTTCCCCCAATCTGCTCTGGCCAATTGGCTATGACATCAAAGGACAAAAATTGTATTCAGAAACCAGGATGATTAAAGAGTAA
- the cpaB gene encoding Flp pilus assembly protein CpaB has translation MKSLTPAKVSLLMFGVFGILIAAYIGKRLLAGKEEAPPVATRNIPMAISELEPGTLVTEEHLGLGPIAIKNLKPEMMTSNRVIVGRIVKERIPAATPISTSQLYPAGETPPIEVEPGMRAISVPLESSVDLVDGLIKPGEYVDVHMTPTGMNNDKRLNGGMTLTLFKGVRVIAINRSYTQNSSSRRGTNVTLELTPEQANIMILARDRGEITMSYTPEGKGNGGVAINNADKATLYEILGLKTPEKPKEEEPPKPFVIEGYYGSSRSVNQFDRNGVRIGDYNNFNRGGSRAFNSGGYLNPNWGRGSGYDSDSGSISAPVRPTPGAPGSAGPSAQRGSQSSPNVQSFPDRQQGPVASSYSNNRPAGR, from the coding sequence GTGAAAAGTCTGACCCCTGCAAAAGTATCACTGTTGATGTTTGGCGTCTTCGGCATACTGATTGCAGCTTATATCGGAAAAAGATTATTGGCGGGAAAAGAAGAAGCTCCGCCGGTTGCGACACGAAACATTCCTATGGCGATTAGTGAATTGGAACCAGGTACACTGGTCACCGAAGAGCACCTGGGACTGGGACCGATTGCAATCAAAAATTTGAAACCGGAAATGATGACATCGAATCGAGTCATTGTCGGCCGAATCGTGAAAGAACGAATTCCGGCTGCGACTCCCATCTCGACCAGCCAACTCTATCCTGCCGGTGAAACACCACCAATTGAAGTCGAGCCCGGAATGCGAGCCATCTCGGTACCGCTTGAATCCTCAGTCGATCTTGTTGATGGATTGATTAAGCCGGGGGAATATGTCGACGTTCACATGACCCCCACGGGTATGAACAACGACAAACGCTTGAATGGTGGGATGACGTTAACCTTATTCAAAGGGGTTCGTGTTATCGCCATTAACCGCAGCTACACACAAAACAGCAGCTCCCGGCGAGGCACCAATGTGACTCTCGAATTAACCCCGGAACAAGCCAATATCATGATTCTCGCCCGTGACCGTGGCGAGATCACAATGAGTTACACCCCTGAAGGAAAAGGAAACGGTGGGGTCGCGATCAACAATGCAGACAAAGCGACGTTATATGAAATCCTGGGATTGAAAACACCGGAAAAGCCCAAAGAGGAAGAACCTCCTAAACCCTTTGTTATCGAAGGCTACTACGGTTCCAGTCGCAGCGTTAACCAGTTTGACAGGAACGGCGTACGAATTGGTGATTATAACAACTTCAATCGTGGTGGAAGCCGTGCCTTTAATTCAGGTGGATATCTCAATCCAAACTGGGGGCGTGGCAGTGGCTATGACAGCGACAGTGGCTCCATCAGTGCCCCCGTTCGTCCGACACCAGGTGCCCCTGGGAGTGCTGGACCATCCGCACAACGAGGCTCGCAAAGTAGCCCGAACGTTCAGAGCTTTCCTGATCGGCAACAAGGTCCCGTCGCCAGTTCCTATTCAAATAATCGGCCTGCAGGACGGTAG